CGCCAGGCTACCTGGGCTACGGCGGCTCACGGCCAGAGCTAACGGTATAAAAGGACCAACACATTCACTACGTTCTTCAATTCACGTAAATCCTTGTCGTCGACATAACTTAGTTCCTACACTACTCTCACCAATCATCATTCACCACGTCTTCCTGGGCTTCCATCGATTTGAATTCGTCCACTCCACAAAACCCTTCATTCCTGTTCATCAGACGCAACTGCATTCTGCACGACTTCTACCTAGTCTGAAATCAAACCTCAATTCCGATCGCCCCCAATTATTTCACATCccgttccaatttcaatccaaaatggccgTGATTAATGCCAACTTCGCCAACCTGGTCAAAGAAGCCAATGCAGCGTCTGCGGCGGCTTCGAAAACGCCCATGAATGAGCCAGTTGCCCACCTCGAAGAGCCCAGAGGCGTGGAGATATGCGGCATAATTGCTCTTCCGATCTGCTCTCTTTATCAAGCGTATCGCCTAATTGTCATGATTCTTCCCGTTTTCTCGCAGAACAAGACCAAATCGTTGTGAATCCAGTGACAGNGGATGCAAGTCATTCGCAGCCTTTATCACCAAAGCATCTTGCACCGTTTCAAGAACCAATATGAGGCCCAGGAGACTCGGGTTCCCATGCTTCAACCTTTGTCAGAAGATCAGCTACATGATCTTGTTGGCCGATTGGTTCCTGACCCAACGGTTTTCGTCCAAGGGGTCCCTGTTCCCGAGGAGCCCGTGGAACCAATCATTGACCAGGAAGAGAACGAGTACGTGGTTGTGGGGACAACACGAGCCCGTAGAAAGAACCCGCGCAGCCCCGTTTATTACATTGTTGATGGTAAGTTTTAATTTACGGTGTTTTCAGGAGtttccaatttcttgattATATAGTATGATGACGTATTTGTGGAGATATGCGGCATAATTAGGTTCAAATAAGGCTCTCTTTATCAAGCGTATCGCCTAATTGTCATGATTCTTCCCGTTTTCTCGCAGAACAAGACCAAATCGTTGTGAATCCAGTGACAGGGAAACGTTGGGCCTTCTGTCCCATATGCCCCAAGGTGTTTGAGGACGAAAGTTCTGTCTATCGACATGATGATATCCACAAGTCGGAACGTCACCAATGTCCTCTCTGTGACAGAAGTTCCGTTCAAAGGTACGTTCATCCGGATATTCATCTGGATCGGAGTAGCTCTCTAATATCGGGTTCAATAGTGAACCGTTGACCGGGTATTGTTCCCATTCCAGATACAACTTGAGGATCCATATGGAAACCCACATCGGAATGGACGTGCCCAAGGTTGTCAAGGACATGTTACCCAACGACTTCAGAGGGGTTATCGATGGTAATCCTGACTTCATTAACCCTGCAAAGTTTCACAGGAAACTTGTGAgagccttgaaaaaaaggatcaaGGCCACCACTTGCATGCAAACTGTCCAAAGCCttcaaagcaaattgttgTCGTTGGAACATGGTAACCCGTGATTTATAATAAAATGGTGTTAAAAAACCTGTTGATTGATTGCCCTTAACTCGGGCACCAAATAAGTAGAGATTGAGGGGATCAAAACAATTAACCAATCAACAACAAACACGAAGGCGATAAAAAGTTTGCGAAACCTAACTAAACCTAAAGCATTACAAGGTGATATGAAAAGgccagaaagagagaagaattACAACCCGTGTCTTAAAATAGTAAGCTTAGTCAGCCCACAAACCAGTTACCGTCATGGTTCTATCAAAATGATTATGAtaataaaaacacattttggagacccctggttcaatttgaaaggttttcttCATGTCGACCCATTCAACCAGACTTTAGGAACATGACTCCTCATCCAGCTTTTTTGATGGCAATTATTATATATTTAGGTTTTCGAATGTTCCCAAGCGTGGAGAATGGAATGTCTACCTTTTGCGATTAAAATAAAAGCCAGTTTTCATCGTGAAAATGAGTCGCAATGCAAGCAAGACGAGACATAATCCAGAATGGGCGGCTTCTTTGACGATCACCCTCGAAAGCGGCGCCGACCTATATAGTCCAAATGGATTGGCTGTTGAGGCAGGAGCAGGAGAGAAGACTGGCCAATCATGAGCCAAGGCAAGCGGCAGGCTTTGTTGATTGGACAAATGTCACCTTCAGGGGGTGGAGACTGACATGAAAAAGGAGGGATTTTATCTATGAATGGCATCATCGTACGAACAAAGTCATGGCTGGTCAAGTTTGTTGATTCGCTTTAACTCATTTTTCAGGAATCACATTCAATAGGGATGTGATCTAACTAAGAACTATTGGGAGGTCGTGATCTTGGGAATGTATCTTCCATTTCCCATAGCATCAGACAGTGTTAGCGCCATGCGAAAAACTCTGCAGTTGACGTggtaaaaaatgtaaattatAAGCTCCAGTAGATCGCTACTAAAGTTACGTGAAGACACAAGTTTGAGACTAACAACAAACGGCTCTTGGCTGATGTGGGAAAATTTGCCCTTGCAGGATTTGGAATGTTTCTGAGGCAAGTTGATGATACACTCACTATGTCACAATGTTTAACTAACCAGTTGTTCACAGAATGATACCTATATAAAGTCTAGCATTCTAAAGCGTACTTTCTCTTTTCGAATCAAACGAATCAAAATAATCATAACGCTGAAGTACCTTGGCAGGGCTCCCAACTTAACTACAAAAGACTAATTATGAAGACTTTCATCTCTCTTGCATTAATGAGCATTGCCATACAAATAGTTTGAATCTTTTCAATTCAGCAATTGATGGTGCTTTTTGATTAGGAGAACTATACATAATGGCAgccatataaaaaaaaaacactcaaacAATCAGAATAAGGGATCCAAGAGAAATATCGTTTAATCAGAAAGGGAGAGTCAGTTGACCTTTGCTGATCTTTGCATCTTTATACAGACCTACCATTTTGAGACAAATTTCAATCTAACTGACccagggaccctggatgcacTGGAGGCTCTCTAAATTGACCCGGCCAGTCAACCATTTGCTAGTTCCATCCCTCCACGTCTTCGGAGTCTGCATTTAACACGGTGGTTTCAAAGCCAACATTTTTCTAGCTCGTAAAATCAGAAGGAACAAATTTGGTTCTCTTGCCCACAGGAGTTCTAATTGTTTAGCTCCgaggcttaagttactcttcaggcatgATTATTTGCAATCAAAGCATCCCCagattcaaaatatgcatttttcaacagaaaatgaagaaaatggctcaaaacatGATGATTAAAGCGTTCAAAGTACGTGTTAGGGTGACTGAAATGTAACTCTGTTtctttggatctgggacccgCGTAAACTCATTGTCTTGGAACNNNNNNNNNNNNNNNNNNNNNNNNNNNNNNNNNNNNAATGGCTCAAAACATGATGATTAAAGCGTTCAAAGTACGTGTTAGGGTGACTGAAATGTAACTCTGTTtctttggatctgggacccgCGTAAACTCATTGtcttggaacggaattgaag
This Tigriopus californicus strain San Diego chromosome 12, Tcal_SD_v2.1, whole genome shotgun sequence DNA region includes the following protein-coding sequences:
- the LOC131892212 gene encoding sal-like protein 1; the encoded protein is MQVIRSLYHQSILHRFKNQYEAQETRVPMLQPLSEDQLHDLVGRLVPDPTVFVQGVPVPEEPVEPIIDQEENEYVVVGTTRARRKNPRSPVYYIVDEQDQIVVNPVTGKRWAFCPICPKVFEDESSVYRHDDIHKSERHQCPLCDRSSVQRYNLRIHMETHIGMDVPKVVKDMLPNDFRGVIDGNPDFINPAKFHRKLVRALKKRIKATTCMQTVQSLQSKLLSLEHGNP